One genomic window of Elaeis guineensis isolate ETL-2024a chromosome 2, EG11, whole genome shotgun sequence includes the following:
- the LOC105061061 gene encoding amino acid permease 6, whose translation MEAGLGFEVAKGSEAMVDFDDDGRVKRTGTLLTASAHIITAVIGSGVLSLAWSVAQLGWVAGPTVLLAFSLITWFCARLLVDCYRSPNPTYGKRNYTYRDAVRSYLGGMNYKLCGVAQYANLVGAAIGYTITTAISMGAIKRSNCFHKHGHDAICEASNNKNMIIFASIQIILSQIPNFHKIWWLSILAAIMSFAYSSIGLGLSIAKIAEGIAARTTLTGVTVGVDVSASEKVWRAFQALGNIAFAFTYSNVLIEIEDTLKSDPPENQVMKKASNIGVSITTVFYMLCGVLGYAAFGNDAPGNFLTGFGFYEPFWLVDVGNICVAIHLIGAYQVFTQPVFQVVENWWHGRWSRRHLLTIEHVVSIPFLGDYPFSFFRLIWRILYVILTTVIAMIFPFFNDFVGLIGAVSYWPLTVYFPIEMFIAQAKIGRFSATWTWLKVLSFGCLLVALLGTCGSLQGLIHSVRGYKPFKSA comes from the exons ATGGAGGCAGGCTTAGGCTTCGAGGTGGCCAAAGGCAGCGAAGCTATGGTGGACTTTGATGATGATGGCCGTGTCAAGAGAACAG GAACATTGCTGACTGCTAGTGCCCACATCATTACTGCAGTGATTGGGTCTGGAGTGCTCTCTCTGGCTTGGTCCGTAGCTCAGCTGGGCTGGGTGGCTGGGCCTACAGTTCTCTTAGCTTTTTCTCTCATCACTTGGTTCTGCGCTAGATTGCTTGTGGATTGCTATAGATCTCCCAACCCAACGTACGGCAAAAGGAACTACACTTACAGGGATGCCGTGAGATCCTACTTAG GAGGAATGAACTATAAACTATGTGGAGTGGCTCAGTATGCTAATCTCGTAGGAGCTGCCATTGGGTACACCATCACCACAGCCATCAGCATGGG GGCCATAAAAAGATCCAATTGCTTTCATAAGCATGGCCATGATGCAATATGTGAAGCATCGAACAATAAGAACATGATCATCTTTGCAAGCATTCAGATAATCTTGTCTCAAATACCCAACTTTCACAAGATTTGGTGGCTCTCAATTTTGGCAGCCATCATGTCCTTCGCTTACTCTTCTATTGGGCTGGGGCTCTCAATTGCCAAAATAGCAG AAGGGATCGCTGCGAGGACCACCCTAACAGGGGTCACTGTTGGGGTGGACGTTTCTGCAAGTGAGAAGGTGTGGAGGGCATTTCAAGCTCTTGGGAACATAGCCTTTGCCTTCACTTACTCCAACGTTCTTATTGAGATAGAG GACACGCTAAAATCAGATCCACCAGAGAACCAGGTCATGAAGAAGGCCTCAAACATAGGCGTGTCCATCACAACGGTCTTCTATATGTTGTGTGGTGTCCTGGGGTACGCTGCTTTTGGGAACGATGCACCTGGCAACTTCCTCACTGGATTCGGTTTCTATGAGCCATTTTGGCTCGTTGATGTTGGAAATATTTGTGTAGCCATCCATCTCATCGGAGCATACCAG GTGTTTACTCAGCCAGTTTTCCAAGTTGTTGAGAATTGGTGGCACGGCCGCTGGAGCCGTAGACACTTGCTGACCATTGAGCATGTTGTCAGCATTCCCTTCCTGGGTGACTACCCGTTCAGTTTCTTCCGCTTGATTTGGAGAATACTTTATGTCATCTTAACCACTGTGATCGCCATGATATTTCCTTTCTTCAATGACTTCGTTGGTTTGATCGGAGCTGTGTCATATTGGCCCCTCACAGTGTATTTCCCTATCGAGATGTTCATTGCTCAGGCTAAGATAGGCAGGTTCTCTGCAACGTGGACATGGCTCAAGGTCTTGAGTTTTGGTTGCTTGTTAGTGGCTCTACTTGGAACTTGTGGGTCACTCCAAGGCCTTATTCACAGCGTTAGAGGGTATAAGCCCTTTAAAAGTGCATGA